In one window of Polaromonas naphthalenivorans CJ2 DNA:
- a CDS encoding MlaA family lipoprotein, whose translation MTKPIHLKKATGWAAAALAFTLLQGCATGPQANPADPLEPFNRSVYSFNEGLDRAVLKPVATAYQNITPAPVRTGVTSFFENISDVWSFVNNVLQAKPAEAMDSLFRVTTNTLWGLGGIFDVASELKIPKHKEDFGQTLGTWGLKSGPYVVLPLFGPSSVRDSAGLVVDLQGNPLSQVDNVPVRNSLTGLRLVDTRASLLSAGDLLDQAALDKYAFTRDAYLQRRQSLIGGGNERIEPEERFDLPEAAPAGAPAASAPNPQ comes from the coding sequence ATGACCAAACCTATCCATCTGAAAAAAGCCACGGGATGGGCCGCCGCGGCTCTGGCTTTCACCCTGCTGCAAGGCTGCGCAACCGGACCGCAGGCCAACCCGGCCGATCCGCTGGAGCCTTTCAACCGCAGCGTGTACAGCTTCAATGAAGGACTGGATCGCGCCGTCCTCAAGCCTGTGGCCACGGCCTACCAGAACATCACGCCAGCGCCGGTGCGCACCGGTGTGACCAGTTTTTTTGAAAACATTTCGGATGTCTGGTCGTTCGTCAACAATGTGCTGCAGGCCAAGCCGGCAGAGGCCATGGATTCCTTGTTCCGCGTCACGACCAATACCCTGTGGGGCCTGGGCGGTATTTTTGATGTCGCCAGCGAACTGAAAATTCCCAAGCACAAGGAAGATTTTGGCCAGACCCTGGGTACCTGGGGCCTGAAGTCGGGTCCGTATGTGGTGCTTCCGCTGTTTGGCCCGTCAAGCGTGCGGGACTCGGCGGGCCTGGTGGTCGATCTACAAGGCAATCCACTGTCGCAGGTTGACAATGTCCCGGTACGCAATTCCCTGACGGGCCTGCGGCTGGTGGATACGCGCGCCAGTTTGCTCAGTGCCGGCGATCTGCTCGACCAGGCCGCGCTCGACAAATACGCCTTTACCCGTGATGCCTATTTGCAGCGCCGCCAGAGTCTTATCGGCGGCGGCAATGAGCGCATCGAACCCGAAGAGCGCTTTGACCTGCCCGAGGCCGCGCCGGCCGGTGCGCCTGCAGCCTCGGCACCGAATCCACAATAA
- a CDS encoding STAS domain-containing protein, giving the protein MLKLPAVLTHAVASGFFHTVAKEVLSLPKEVVVDASALSQFDSSALAILLECRRQAMAAGKVFSVQGAPGRLLQLAEVYGVSALIPATPGHPAARAA; this is encoded by the coding sequence ATGCTGAAACTTCCTGCCGTCCTGACGCATGCCGTCGCCTCCGGCTTTTTCCACACAGTGGCAAAAGAGGTGCTGTCCCTGCCGAAAGAGGTGGTTGTGGATGCCAGCGCCTTGAGTCAGTTTGACTCGTCGGCGCTGGCCATCCTGCTGGAGTGCCGTCGCCAGGCGATGGCTGCGGGCAAGGTTTTTTCCGTGCAGGGCGCCCCTGGCCGGCTGCTCCAGCTGGCCGAGGTCTATGGCGTTTCTGCCTTGATCCCCGCAACTCCGGGACACCCGGCAGCCAGGGCGGCTTGA
- a CDS encoding MlaC/ttg2D family ABC transporter substrate-binding protein — MNRRTLGRLLTATLSLALLASAPFAHAAADEAPDALIKRVSSEVLDAIRSDKAIQAGEMNRVLALVDTKVMPNVNFTRMTASAVGRNWRQATPEQKARLQAEFKTLLIRTYSGALSQVNDQKLNVKPLRAASTDTEVTVRTEVLGRGDPVQLDYRMEKTPTGWKIYDLNVLGVWLVETYRTQFAQEISAKGIDGLITSMSQRNQTNAGTTKS; from the coding sequence ATGAACCGTAGAACTCTTGGACGCTTGTTGACCGCCACGCTCAGCTTGGCACTGCTGGCTTCAGCCCCTTTTGCGCATGCTGCTGCCGACGAAGCGCCCGATGCGCTGATCAAGCGCGTCTCCAGCGAAGTGCTGGATGCCATCAGGTCGGACAAGGCGATTCAAGCCGGCGAAATGAACCGGGTTCTGGCACTGGTCGATACCAAGGTCATGCCGAATGTCAATTTCACCCGCATGACAGCCTCCGCCGTGGGGCGTAACTGGCGCCAGGCCACGCCCGAGCAGAAAGCCCGTCTGCAGGCAGAATTCAAGACCCTCTTGATCCGCACTTATTCCGGCGCGCTGTCGCAGGTGAATGACCAGAAGCTCAACGTCAAGCCCCTGCGTGCCGCTTCCACCGACACCGAAGTGACGGTTCGCACCGAAGTACTCGGGCGCGGCGATCCGGTCCAGCTCGACTACCGTATGGAGAAAACGCCGACCGGCTGGAAAATTTATGACCTCAACGTGCTCGGTGTCTGGCTGGTGGAAACCTACCGTACCCAGTTCGCGCAGGAAATCAGCGCCAAGGGCATCGATGGCCTGATCACGTCGATGTCGCAGCGCAACCAGACCAACGCCGGCACGACCAAGTCCTGA